The region GACAAAGCCTTTGTCAGTGTGGAGTTTAGGAGAGATGTTGTCTTTGATCCACTTGTAGATGGACTGTGGAGAAGGATCTACTTTGATCtgcttcagcagctccttctcTAGTTTCATGAGTGGAAACAAGAAACTGAGACCTTTGCCCTCCAGAATCTCCAGCATCCTGTCCTTGTTCTGGTCAATTTctatacaaacaaaaaacaagtagGAAAAGATGAATATTTGTCATTGAAGAGTCATGACATGAGGTAAACATATGGTCAGAGTGGGCGTGGACATACCAGGTAGCATTTTCTGCATGTTGACCTTGCTCTGCTGGAACAGGTCTGCCAGCCAGTCGCGATCCTTCAGTTTGACCATCTGCTGTAGGCACAGTAAGAACAGTGGGAAATGTGCACCATTCTCCAGCTGATGGGCCAAATCTGCGACGGTGACCAGCTCAGCGATGATGGCGCGTGCTGCAAACTGTGCCAGATAGGACTTCACCAGTGGGACCTCCTCCTCAATCTTGGGACACTGGTCCAGAACACCCAAAAAGGCctatcaaataaaaacagtgtggtTAGAGCTGAACGGCTTCATGCTCAgatagtaaaaacaaaacattgagCGGTGTACATGCGTTTAACAACACTGACCTGCAGAAGGTTTTCACCAGTGACAACGCCCTCTGTGCAGAGTGCATGGATCAGGGTGCTTGCCTGTTCCTTATCCTCATCTGAACGATCAAGGGAATAGACCACGATCTTGTTCAGCATCTCGGATAATAAATGTTTTGGAGCCTTCATTTCTCTCAGAGCACTGACTGCCTCATCGTCGTTCTTGCTGTTCAGGTAATCTGCCATCAGTGTttcctaaaaacaaaaaaggacagTCGGATATAGCAAGCTGGACATGCGGGCATATTGTGCATGAAGGAAGCACAGAGCGAGGGAAAGGAACATACCGTCATTTTGAGCAACTCTTCCTTTGTAGGAGGAGCTTTTTTATAGGACTTGACAGGTTTTTCCTGAATTGGAGGTGGGTTGATTTTCAGGCCAAGCTGTGGAGACTGAACAAAGAAAACCACATTAGTAACAAACTGGAACTAgcagttaaaaatgtgtgttttgaatgaaaaaaagtgtTACCTGTCCGAGTGGTGAACCGTGAGCACTTGAAGGCATCATAGTCATCTGTGGCTGCAGCTTTGGAGCTTGTTTTTTATTCAAGATGAAGGACTGTGCTGGCCTCAGACTTATCTACAAGGGTGAAGAACGCAGGTTAATAACTCAAGAAGCCAAATGAAATACAGTATCAGTCCATCAATGGGAGCAGGTGTACCTCATCAGCGTTGACCTTCCCTTTCTTGACAAACCGTGGAGCCATATCCTTAGACTGCATCTGCACTGAGTGATTCTGTTTGTGGTTGAAAACTGGTGAACGCTGCCCCTTTGAAAGAGATTTCATAGATGTTTAGTTTAGGCATGACAACTCCAGATTCACCATTACAAAGCTACTGAATGATTACACTGCAATAGTACTGTGTGTACCTGGTTTGGTTTTATGAACGGTTTGCCTCCCATTTCAAACTGAGGTTGGTTAGAGCCGTTGCCGTTTGCAACATGGCCATTGTAGAGCGGGTTTGTGCGATGTCGTCCCATGGTAGGGGAATAGTGGTCCTGAATGACTCCTGGACCCGTACCTATGCCACTTCCTACACAAACAATGCAacaaatattaattattaaacattaaaacacaaaaaagggtTGACGCACATTAATGAGTCATGGTGGCAGGCTAGAGGGGAAAAACGGCAACATACCAGGCATTTGTCCAAACATATCAGCCAGCCCACCAAGAGTTTCCCTGTCAAACTTGATCATCCTTGATGGTAGGAAGTTTTCCATGAAGAAGTCATTCCTCATTGAATCGGTTGGAGGTGGAATAAAAACACCCAAATCCTGCAACGAACAGTAGAAGTCCGATCAGAATCTAAAGGTTATGGGTAAACTATGAAGTACCAAACCAGAGCAAAAACATTCTTGAGTTCATTAAGTATTTGATTTCACAAATGATCCTTATAATCTATAACAGATGGGCAGACAGTTAATCTCATAGCTGACCAGGTGGACTAACCTTAACTGCATCCTGGCGAACCTGGTTGATCGTCTTTGGTGCGTTGTCAACATGAGCTTTGCGAGGTGACCAGTTGTTGCCTCGCAGCTCCACCGTGTTCTGCAGCAGGAAGCGAATCCTAGCAGGCAGTTCCTTGTTGGTCGTTAAGCACTGCATGCGGCCAAAGTACTGATCCATCAAAGACTGGAAGGAGAAAGTATTCGGCATTAGATGGAACAAAGGGATTTTAAAGACTTAAAGATTATTATTCAATTGTTTTTCTCATGCTCACCTTAGCCTTGTCGTGATCAAGTTTAGGCCCCACTGTTTTCATTATCTGACAGAGGCATTCCAAATCTTCACCCATGTCCTTGAGTTggacattcttcttcttctccaaaagctttaaaaaaaaaaaaaaaagggggggggggttatgaaTAAAACACTTTCAATACAATCAACTCTAATATCTTCCACAAATCACAATGCTTTCAGACTGGCAGTTTATTCTGATTTTGGAATcacaagtgaaaacaaataaGGTCCATAACTACACCAGGTGATCTAAATGTCAACAGGACTTACTGTTTTGATGCACTTATGAAGGATAGATTCGTGGATGAGGTTGAGTTTGCCAAGTTCTCCGATGAATTTGATGTTGCCCAGCATCTTGAGCTTTGCAATACCACGCTGCTCCTCGTCGTCAGAGGAGAGTGGGCTGTCACGTTTGTCAAAGactacagagaaaaaagaaagtagaaaGGGAGGAACCGTTATTGCGAGACATGACCAAATTTATTTTGCAACTGACTGCATGTATCAAATGGAATTCACTCACTGTCAACATTTTTGGCACGATTCTCGAACTCATCTTGAAGCTTGTAAATGAGAAGCCGTCTGAAGGtctgtaaaaacagaatttgtTCAAAATCCAGACAGGAAATACTAGAAAGTAGTAAAGTGAGACTATTCTTGTGCAGATCCTATCTTACAGtattctgcttttgtgttgcTGGATTTTCTGTTGTTGGGGCTTCAAAGTTTGGTGCATCCTCTGCCAAGCGTAGACATAGTTGAGCGTATAATTGGCTATACTTGGGCTCCTCGAGGGCTTTGTCAACAAtctaaagaaagagaaatagaaTAACAAATTAGGTGCCAGTTTTATTGGGTTGATATACATGAGTACCATTAGGGAAAATACTCACCAACAAGATGACTCCTTTTAAGACAAGTTTTGAATCTACACCCACATTGAGGAGCTCCAGGCATAGTTTGTCAAACTTCTCAGGAGTCAGCTTATTAAGTATGctaaagaagaagaggaaggacaaGAGATTAAAGCACGTCACactttacaaagaaaatatacCAACACCaccatcatttcattttgcatgGCAAATCTTGGGCGTTACATCCCTAAAAGCTGTACAACCTACACTAAAAAGTGAGTGATGAAGGTGTTGAAAATGTGAATGCTTTAAGTTGGGACATTATTCATCCCCCTGCCCAACAAGCTAGCGTGTCATGGTTGGTAGCAAAGGATGCCTTAGGTTGTCTAGTTTCATGATACCACGTCTGGTCTGCACTCTAGCTTTGAAAGTGAGCCTGCATCAGAATgcaagaggaaggagggggac is a window of Pempheris klunzingeri isolate RE-2024b chromosome 1, fPemKlu1.hap1, whole genome shotgun sequence DNA encoding:
- the eif4g2a gene encoding eukaryotic translation initiation factor 4 gamma 2a, with product MLGNIKFIGELGKLNLIHESILHKCIKTLLEKKKNVQLKDMGEDLECLCQIMKTVGPKLDHDKAKSLMDQYFGRMQCLTTNKELPARIRFLLQNTVELRGNNWSPRKAHVDNAPKTINQVRQDAVKDLGVFIPPPTDSMRNDFFMENFLPSRMIKFDRETLGGLADMFGQMPGSGIGTGPGVIQDHYSPTMGRHRTNPLYNGHVANGNGSNQPQFEMGGKPFIKPNQGQRSPVFNHKQNHSVQMQSKDMAPRFVKKGKVNADEISLRPAQSFILNKKQAPKLQPQMTMMPSSAHGSPLGQSPQLGLKINPPPIQEKPVKSYKKAPPTKEELLKMTETLMADYLNSKNDDEAVSALREMKAPKHLLSEMLNKIVVYSLDRSDEDKEQASTLIHALCTEGVVTGENLLQAFLGVLDQCPKIEEEVPLVKSYLAQFAARAIIAELVTVADLAHQLENGAHFPLFLLCLQQMVKLKDRDWLADLFQQSKVNMQKMLPEIDQNKDRMLEILEGKGLSFLFPLMKLEKELLKQIKVDPSPQSIYKWIKDNISPKLHTDKGFVNILMTSFLQYISYEINPDDDEEQLAAPSKEQLDEEKQLLLSFKPVMQKFLHDHIDLQLNALYALQVHCNAKGFPKGMLLRYFVYFYDMEIIEEEAFLSWKEDVTQEYPGKGKALFQVNQWLTWLETAEEEESEGEDY